A region from the uncultured Holophaga sp. genome encodes:
- a CDS encoding acyl-CoA dehydrogenase, with amino-acid sequence MQFELSEENRMVQKLARQVAETFIAPSVQERDEEERFDRALFDKVASYGLQGVHYPDQYGGAGGDYLSYIIATEEIARVDVSLCISIGGGGLGGFPISMHGTEEQKQKYLRPLVEGSALGGFALTEPGAGSDASAQQTTAVLDGDCWVINGTKCFISNYADIYLVIAVTDRSKGLKGLSCFIVEKGTPGFSMGKKEHKMGLRSAVTTEIILQDVRVPKANLLGKEGGAFKYCMQTLDVGRIGCAAQALGIAQAALDHSIRYAKERQQFGKPVAANQGVSFMLADMATKVEASRLLTYRAACLKQRGLPFGKEAAMAKKFATDTAMEVTTDAVQIFGGYGYSREYPVEKLMRDAKVHQIFEGTNQIQRMVIAGHLLK; translated from the coding sequence ATGCAATTCGAGCTTTCAGAAGAGAACAGGATGGTCCAGAAGCTGGCCAGGCAGGTCGCCGAGACCTTCATCGCCCCCAGTGTCCAGGAGCGCGACGAAGAGGAGCGTTTCGACCGCGCCCTCTTTGACAAGGTGGCCAGCTACGGGCTCCAGGGTGTCCATTACCCTGACCAGTACGGCGGGGCCGGGGGTGACTACCTGAGCTACATCATCGCCACGGAGGAGATCGCCCGGGTGGATGTCTCCCTCTGTATCTCCATCGGGGGAGGTGGACTGGGGGGCTTCCCCATCTCCATGCATGGCACCGAGGAACAGAAGCAGAAGTACCTCCGTCCCCTGGTGGAGGGCAGCGCCCTGGGCGGCTTCGCCCTCACGGAACCCGGGGCGGGGAGCGATGCTTCCGCCCAGCAGACCACTGCTGTCCTGGACGGTGACTGCTGGGTTATCAACGGCACCAAGTGCTTCATCAGCAATTATGCCGATATCTACCTGGTCATCGCCGTGACCGACCGCAGCAAGGGGCTCAAAGGGCTGAGCTGCTTCATCGTCGAGAAGGGTACCCCGGGCTTCTCCATGGGCAAGAAGGAGCACAAGATGGGCCTGCGCTCCGCGGTAACGACCGAGATCATCCTGCAGGATGTGCGGGTCCCCAAGGCCAATCTCCTGGGCAAGGAGGGGGGTGCCTTCAAATACTGCATGCAGACCCTGGATGTCGGCCGCATTGGCTGTGCGGCCCAGGCGCTCGGCATCGCCCAGGCCGCCCTGGATCACTCCATCCGCTACGCCAAGGAGCGCCAGCAGTTCGGCAAGCCCGTCGCCGCCAACCAGGGCGTGTCCTTCATGCTGGCGGACATGGCCACCAAGGTGGAGGCCTCCCGACTCCTCACCTACCGGGCCGCCTGTCTCAAGCAGAGGGGCCTGCCCTTCGGCAAGGAGGCGGCCATGGCCAAGAAGTTCGCCACGGACACAGCCATGGAGGTCACGACTGATGCGGTGCAGATCTTCGGTGGTTATGGCTACAGTCGGGAATACCCGGTGGAGAAGCTGATGCGGGATGCCAAGGTCCATCAGATCTTCGAGGGGACCAACCAGATCCAGCGCATGGTCATCGCCGGCCATCTGCTAAAGTAG
- the gatC gene encoding Asp-tRNA(Asn)/Glu-tRNA(Gln) amidotransferase subunit GatC, protein MAVTREDVLRCAQLTHLSLREEEVEPMRKAMARLLEHAQSLEALDLAAVEPTTHGQALPLRRREDLPVEGLTQAEALGNAPSSELGCFRVPKVL, encoded by the coding sequence ATGGCAGTCACCCGGGAAGATGTGCTGCGCTGCGCCCAGCTGACCCACCTGAGCCTCCGGGAGGAGGAGGTCGAGCCCATGCGGAAGGCCATGGCCCGCCTGCTGGAGCACGCCCAGAGCCTGGAGGCCCTGGACCTCGCGGCGGTCGAGCCCACCACCCATGGCCAAGCCCTGCCCTTACGCAGGCGGGAGGATCTCCCGGTGGAGGGCCTCACCCAGGCCGAGGCCCTTGGCAACGCGCCCTCAAGCGAACTCGGCTGCTTCAGGGTGCCGAAGGTGCTATAG
- a CDS encoding electron transfer flavoprotein subunit beta/FixA family protein has product MNIIVCIKQVPDTTEVRIDPVTNTLVRQGVPSIVNPFDAHALEAALQLRELHGGKVTVLTMGPPQAKEALKECLAMGADEAVLVSDRAFGGADTLATSYTLAAAVRKIGQFDLILCGKQAIDGDTAQVGPEMAEHLGLPQFTYVSRLEIEEGTVKVQREQEECFEILTGSLPMVITVVKTINEPRYSTCRGVLRALRTPITTFTVEDLAVDAAKLGLKGSPTQVRRIFSPEKRSDGTKIQKATARESVAELMQKLAEAKII; this is encoded by the coding sequence ATGAATATCATCGTCTGCATCAAACAGGTGCCCGACACCACCGAGGTCCGGATTGATCCCGTGACCAATACCCTGGTGAGGCAGGGCGTCCCGAGCATCGTGAATCCCTTCGATGCCCACGCCCTGGAGGCCGCCCTCCAGCTGCGCGAGCTTCATGGCGGCAAGGTCACGGTCCTCACCATGGGCCCCCCCCAGGCCAAGGAAGCCCTCAAGGAGTGCCTGGCCATGGGTGCCGATGAGGCGGTGCTGGTGAGCGACCGGGCCTTCGGCGGTGCCGACACCCTGGCCACCAGCTACACGCTGGCCGCTGCGGTCCGCAAGATCGGCCAGTTCGACCTCATCCTCTGTGGCAAGCAGGCCATCGATGGCGATACGGCCCAGGTGGGCCCCGAGATGGCTGAGCACCTCGGCCTGCCCCAGTTCACCTACGTCTCCCGCCTCGAGATCGAGGAGGGCACGGTCAAGGTCCAGCGAGAGCAGGAGGAGTGCTTCGAGATCCTCACGGGCAGCCTTCCCATGGTCATCACCGTGGTCAAGACCATCAATGAACCCCGCTACAGCACCTGCCGGGGCGTGCTCCGGGCGCTGCGCACCCCCATCACCACCTTCACGGTCGAGGATCTGGCTGTGGACGCGGCCAAGCTGGGACTCAAGGGCTCCCCCACCCAGGTGCGCCGGATCTTCAGCCCTGAGAAGCGCTCGGACGGTACCAAGATCCAGAAAGCCACGGCTCGGGAGTCCGTCGCCGAACTGATGCAGAAACTCGCTGAAGCCAAGATCATCTAG
- the mazG gene encoding nucleoside triphosphate pyrophosphohydrolase produces MKPSTLRAIMTILRDPVRGCPWDAKQDHQTLAEHLREEAAETLDAIAAHRPGDPELERHLCEELGDLWLQIAFHAQLAQERGAWDLHDVERMGVEKLVRRHPHVFADVDVESAEDVLVNWAAIKKQEKADLGQEQHKRLLDGMTPSLSPLDEAFEIGHRCAKVGFDWPDLEGVLDKVREEIGELQAESDMERVEAEFGDVLFSLVQWARKKGLDPDLALRRQIRRFRGRFTAVEDMAMAKGGWEAQDPGSLEAAWQAAKRSETR; encoded by the coding sequence ATGAAACCAAGCACCCTGCGAGCCATCATGACCATCCTGCGGGACCCCGTGCGGGGCTGCCCCTGGGATGCCAAGCAGGACCACCAGACCCTGGCCGAGCACCTCCGCGAGGAGGCGGCGGAGACCTTGGACGCCATCGCCGCCCACCGACCCGGCGACCCGGAGCTGGAGCGCCACCTGTGCGAGGAACTGGGTGACCTCTGGCTCCAGATCGCCTTCCACGCCCAGCTCGCCCAGGAACGGGGCGCCTGGGACCTGCACGATGTTGAGCGGATGGGGGTGGAGAAGCTCGTACGGCGCCATCCGCATGTCTTCGCCGATGTCGATGTGGAGAGTGCCGAGGATGTCCTGGTCAACTGGGCGGCCATCAAGAAGCAGGAGAAGGCGGACCTGGGCCAGGAACAGCACAAGCGGCTCCTGGACGGCATGACCCCCAGCCTATCCCCCCTGGATGAGGCCTTTGAGATCGGCCACCGCTGCGCCAAGGTCGGCTTCGACTGGCCGGACCTGGAGGGCGTACTGGACAAGGTCCGGGAAGAGATTGGGGAACTCCAGGCGGAATCGGACATGGAAAGGGTCGAAGCCGAATTCGGGGATGTCCTCTTCAGCCTCGTCCAGTGGGCCCGGAAGAAGGGCCTGGACCCGGATCTCGCCCTCAGACGTCAGATCAGGCGCTTCCGGGGGCGTTTCACCGCCGTCGAGGACATGGCCATGGCAAAGGGGGGCTGGGAGGCCCAGGATCCAGGCAGCCTCGAGGCGGCCTGGCAGGCAGCCAAGCGGAGCGAAACCCGATGA
- a CDS encoding cytidylate kinase-like family protein has product MSKPLSSLPPSVEIRLAGWARIQEGAHPTPERKLRPTITISREFGCEGYPVAEKLKVLLEASTGESWTLFDKALIERVAQDEGISLRLLRNLGDTTHLLEALGLNASDHVTHDAAFEQIAKHIIRLAAVGNAIIVGRGGAVLCHALKNCFHFRLEAGLLWRIQSMADRLCVSQEEARDIVKKNTKIREKFISDCLGVDISDLKFHDAIFNNERNSAEVIAQGILAYVKAAWSEPGYFK; this is encoded by the coding sequence ATGTCAAAGCCACTCTCCTCCCTCCCCCCCAGTGTCGAGATCCGGCTTGCCGGTTGGGCCCGGATCCAGGAAGGCGCCCATCCAACTCCGGAGCGGAAGCTCCGTCCCACCATCACCATCTCCCGTGAGTTCGGTTGCGAGGGGTACCCGGTGGCCGAGAAGCTCAAGGTGCTGCTCGAGGCCTCCACAGGTGAGTCCTGGACGCTGTTCGACAAGGCTCTTATCGAGCGGGTCGCCCAGGATGAGGGAATCTCCCTCAGGCTGCTCCGCAATCTTGGCGATACGACCCATCTTTTGGAGGCTCTGGGGCTGAATGCCAGCGATCACGTGACCCATGATGCCGCCTTCGAGCAGATCGCCAAGCACATCATCCGACTTGCGGCTGTGGGCAATGCCATCATCGTCGGCCGCGGGGGAGCGGTGCTCTGCCATGCCCTCAAGAACTGCTTCCATTTCCGCCTCGAGGCGGGGCTCCTCTGGCGGATCCAGTCCATGGCCGACCGGCTCTGTGTTTCCCAGGAGGAGGCCCGGGACATCGTGAAGAAGAACACCAAGATCCGGGAGAAGTTCATCAGCGACTGTCTCGGGGTCGATATCTCCGATCTGAAGTTCCATGACGCAATCTTCAACAATGAGCGTAACTCTGCAGAGGTCATCGCTCAGGGCATCCTGGCCTACGTCAAGGCAGCCTGGAGCGAGCCCGGGTATTTCAAGTAG
- the uraA gene encoding uracil permease, whose protein sequence is MLRRTIQVDERLPFSQTLPLSLQHLFAMFGATVLVPFLFKVNPATCLLMNGVGTLIYLFICKGKIPAYLGSSFAFIAPVFAVMAKPEFGGYAAAQAGFIAFGIFFIIVSQVVRVAGTRWIDVIFPPAAMGAIVAIIGLELAPAAANMAGLTGQVGPTFTVGSAVTISMVTLLVTILCSVLLRGFLAVIPVLLGVVGGTVLSLIMGKVDLASIAAAPWFQVPTLYKPVFHTQAIMMIMPAALVVLAEHVGHLMVTGNIVGRDLMKQPGLHRSLLGDGISNVLSGLTGATPNTTYGENIGVMAITKVYSVWVIGGAAIIAVLVSFCGKIAAAIRAIPVPVMGGVCLLLFGVIAAAGIRMLVEQKVDYTKPRNLVLTSVVLVSGISGAAVKLGTVELKGMALGTVVAIVLSLAFWIFDKVGISNEPAAAE, encoded by the coding sequence CCTTTCTCTTCAAGGTGAACCCGGCCACCTGCCTTCTGATGAACGGTGTGGGCACCCTGATCTACCTCTTCATCTGCAAAGGCAAGATTCCCGCATATCTGGGCTCCAGCTTTGCCTTCATCGCCCCGGTCTTCGCTGTGATGGCCAAGCCTGAGTTCGGGGGCTACGCCGCGGCCCAGGCCGGCTTCATCGCCTTCGGCATCTTCTTCATCATTGTCAGCCAGGTGGTCCGGGTGGCCGGTACCCGCTGGATCGATGTGATCTTCCCCCCTGCGGCCATGGGAGCCATCGTCGCCATCATCGGCCTGGAGCTGGCCCCCGCCGCCGCCAACATGGCCGGGCTCACCGGCCAGGTGGGCCCCACCTTCACCGTGGGCTCGGCCGTCACCATCTCCATGGTCACCCTGCTGGTCACCATCCTCTGTTCGGTGCTCCTGCGGGGCTTTCTGGCGGTCATCCCCGTCCTCCTCGGCGTGGTGGGCGGCACCGTCCTCTCCCTGATCATGGGGAAGGTGGACCTGGCCTCCATCGCCGCAGCGCCCTGGTTCCAGGTGCCCACCCTCTACAAGCCCGTCTTCCATACCCAGGCCATCATGATGATCATGCCTGCTGCCCTGGTGGTACTGGCCGAGCATGTGGGCCACCTGATGGTGACCGGCAACATCGTGGGCCGGGACCTGATGAAGCAGCCTGGACTCCACCGCTCCCTCCTGGGTGACGGCATCTCGAACGTGCTCTCTGGTCTCACCGGTGCCACCCCCAACACGACCTACGGCGAGAACATCGGCGTCATGGCCATCACCAAGGTCTACAGCGTCTGGGTCATCGGGGGCGCCGCTATCATCGCGGTCCTGGTGAGCTTCTGCGGCAAGATCGCCGCCGCCATCCGGGCCATCCCCGTGCCGGTCATGGGCGGAGTCTGCCTCCTCCTCTTCGGCGTCATCGCCGCCGCTGGCATTCGCATGCTGGTGGAGCAGAAGGTGGACTACACCAAGCCCCGCAACCTGGTGCTCACCAGCGTGGTCCTGGTCAGCGGCATCAGCGGTGCCGCGGTGAAGCTCGGCACGGTGGAGCTCAAGGGCATGGCCCTGGGCACGGTGGTGGCCATCGTCCTGAGCCTGGCCTTCTGGATCTTCGACAAGGTCGGGATCAGCAACGAGCCGGCAGCCGCCGAGTAG
- a CDS encoding acyl CoA:acetate/3-ketoacid CoA transferase, with translation MRKLITAESAAGLIADGATVGVSALGLAGWAEEVARAIEQRFLAGGHPRGITLVHGSAVGDWKERGTTRFGKAGLIKRWIGGILGSSAGLSKLLVENQLEGYCLPQGVIIQLWREIAAGRPGLLTKVGLGTFVDPRVEGGRMNAAATEDIVKVVDFEGEEYLFYRSFPVDVALIRGTCADENGNITMSNEGMLLEALPLAQAARNSGGIVIAQVEHLVKNGTLHPKDVKVPGILVDHVVQASSQDCSWQTEGLYYSPAFAGDIKVPLGSLPELALDERKIIARRAAMELSEGNVVNLGIGIPTDVAAVAAEEGASELITLTTEGGGIGGVPASQPNFGHAYNAEAIIEHHAQFDFYDGGGLDVAFLGFAQTDPDGNVNVSRFRGRPNGCGGFINITQSSKKIVFCGSFTAGGLKVEARNGRLVILQEGKSTKFCREVEQITFSGRYAAQIHQPVLYVTERAVFSLEQGELTLVEIAPGVDLEKDILAHMAFRPRIARELRLMPAELFNPAWGGLKELITKGVERIA, from the coding sequence ATGAGAAAATTGATAACAGCTGAATCCGCAGCGGGGCTGATCGCCGACGGAGCCACGGTCGGGGTGAGTGCCCTGGGGCTGGCGGGCTGGGCCGAGGAGGTGGCCCGGGCCATTGAGCAGCGATTCCTGGCTGGGGGTCATCCCCGAGGGATCACCCTGGTCCATGGCTCGGCCGTGGGTGACTGGAAGGAGCGGGGGACGACCCGCTTTGGGAAGGCCGGCCTGATCAAGCGCTGGATCGGGGGCATCCTGGGTTCCTCCGCTGGACTCTCGAAGCTCCTGGTGGAGAATCAGCTCGAGGGCTACTGCCTTCCCCAGGGTGTGATCATCCAGCTTTGGCGTGAGATCGCCGCTGGACGCCCGGGGCTGTTGACCAAGGTGGGGCTGGGCACCTTCGTGGATCCGAGGGTGGAGGGCGGTCGCATGAACGCCGCCGCCACAGAGGACATCGTGAAGGTGGTGGACTTCGAGGGGGAGGAATACCTCTTCTACAGGTCCTTTCCGGTGGATGTCGCCCTGATCCGCGGCACCTGCGCCGACGAGAACGGGAACATCACCATGTCCAACGAGGGGATGCTCCTGGAGGCGCTGCCCCTGGCCCAGGCCGCCCGGAATTCCGGCGGGATCGTCATCGCGCAGGTGGAGCACCTCGTCAAGAACGGCACCCTCCATCCCAAGGATGTGAAAGTCCCAGGGATCCTGGTGGATCACGTGGTCCAGGCCTCTTCCCAGGACTGTTCCTGGCAGACGGAAGGACTCTACTACAGCCCGGCCTTCGCCGGGGACATCAAGGTTCCCCTGGGCTCTCTTCCAGAGCTGGCGCTGGATGAGCGGAAGATCATCGCCCGGCGGGCGGCCATGGAGCTCTCGGAAGGGAATGTCGTGAACCTGGGGATCGGGATACCCACGGATGTGGCGGCCGTGGCCGCTGAGGAAGGGGCCTCCGAGCTGATCACCCTGACCACGGAGGGGGGCGGAATCGGCGGGGTGCCCGCCAGCCAGCCCAACTTCGGTCATGCCTACAATGCCGAGGCGATCATTGAGCACCATGCCCAGTTCGACTTCTACGATGGCGGCGGGCTGGATGTGGCCTTTCTCGGCTTCGCCCAGACCGATCCCGACGGAAACGTGAATGTCAGCCGCTTCAGGGGCAGGCCCAATGGCTGCGGGGGCTTCATCAACATCACCCAGAGCTCCAAGAAGATCGTCTTCTGCGGGTCTTTCACGGCAGGGGGGCTCAAGGTGGAGGCCCGCAACGGGAGGCTGGTGATCCTCCAGGAGGGCAAGAGCACCAAGTTCTGCCGTGAGGTCGAGCAGATCACCTTCAGCGGCCGGTACGCCGCCCAGATCCACCAGCCCGTGCTCTACGTGACCGAGCGGGCGGTCTTCAGTCTGGAGCAGGGGGAGCTGACCCTGGTCGAGATCGCACCCGGAGTGGACCTGGAGAAGGACATCCTGGCCCACATGGCCTTCAGGCCCAGGATCGCCAGGGAACTCCGTCTCATGCCCGCGGAACTCTTCAACCCCGCCTGGGGCGGGTTGAAGGAACTCATCACGAAAGGTGTGGAGCGGATCGCCTGA
- a CDS encoding electron transfer flavoprotein subunit alpha codes for MAVKVLEDKCVGCSACVSTCPFDAISMEGPTAVIGPACTQCGACVEVCPVSAIIREVEEKVVAVDKTAYKGVWVYLELHEGTPRSVGLELIGEGRKLADELDEKLSAVIIGSGVEGVAREAFACGVDQVYLVDAPELQHYSTDGFTIALSDLIETYHPSVILLGATNDGRDLGPRVACRVSTGLTADCTGLGIDEATGLVAWTRPAFGGNIMATILCPDHRPQMGTVRPSVFKKPVPDYSRSGEIIRVPSKVNAADIRTRLLEVVKLQGAVCNLEEAEVIVSGGRGLKKPEHFALIQELADVLGGAVGASRAAVDAGWIPHMHQVGQTGKTVGPKIYFAIGISGAIQHVAGMSSSDLIIAVNKDPHAPIFDIATFGIVGDAVEVLPLMIEEFRKVKAQG; via the coding sequence ATGGCCGTGAAGGTTCTTGAAGACAAATGCGTAGGCTGCTCCGCCTGCGTGAGCACCTGCCCCTTTGATGCCATCTCCATGGAGGGTCCCACCGCGGTGATCGGGCCCGCCTGCACCCAGTGCGGCGCCTGCGTCGAGGTCTGCCCCGTCTCCGCCATCATCCGTGAGGTGGAGGAGAAGGTGGTCGCGGTGGACAAGACCGCTTACAAGGGCGTGTGGGTCTACCTGGAGCTCCATGAGGGCACCCCCCGCAGCGTGGGCCTCGAGCTCATCGGGGAGGGCCGCAAGCTCGCCGATGAGCTGGATGAGAAGCTCTCCGCCGTGATCATCGGTTCCGGCGTCGAGGGCGTCGCCAGGGAGGCCTTCGCCTGCGGTGTGGACCAGGTCTACTTGGTCGACGCTCCTGAGTTGCAGCACTACAGCACCGACGGCTTCACCATCGCCCTGTCTGACCTCATCGAAACCTACCATCCCTCCGTGATCCTCCTGGGTGCTACCAATGACGGCCGTGATCTCGGTCCCAGGGTGGCCTGCCGTGTGAGCACCGGCCTCACCGCCGACTGCACCGGCCTGGGCATCGACGAGGCCACCGGTCTGGTGGCCTGGACCCGTCCTGCCTTCGGGGGCAACATCATGGCCACCATCCTGTGCCCTGATCACCGTCCCCAGATGGGCACCGTGCGTCCTTCGGTGTTCAAGAAGCCTGTCCCTGACTACAGCCGCAGTGGTGAGATCATCCGCGTCCCCAGCAAGGTCAATGCGGCGGACATCCGCACCCGTCTGCTGGAAGTGGTGAAGCTGCAGGGTGCCGTCTGCAACCTGGAGGAGGCCGAGGTCATCGTCTCCGGTGGCCGTGGTCTCAAGAAGCCCGAGCACTTCGCCCTGATCCAGGAGCTGGCTGATGTCCTGGGTGGGGCCGTGGGTGCCTCCCGTGCCGCGGTGGATGCAGGCTGGATCCCCCACATGCACCAGGTGGGCCAGACCGGCAAGACCGTGGGACCGAAGATCTACTTCGCCATCGGCATCTCCGGCGCCATCCAGCACGTGGCGGGCATGTCCTCCTCTGATCTCATCATTGCGGTGAACAAGGATCCCCACGCCCCCATCTTCGACATCGCCACCTTTGGGATTGTTGGTGATGCGGTGGAGGTGCTGCCCCTCATGATCGAGGAGTTCCGGAAGGTCAAGGCCCAGGGCTGA
- the tsaD gene encoding tRNA (adenosine(37)-N6)-threonylcarbamoyltransferase complex transferase subunit TsaD, which yields MLLLGLESSCDDCSAAVVRETPAGPEILSLVRRSQDELHAPYGGVVPELAARDHLLNVGGVVSEALTQAGLTLEALDRIAVTQGPGLVGSLLTTFSASKAMAWRKGIPWLGVHHLLGHLNAARFGAPDLAFPALVLLVSGGHTHLYRAEDWTHLELLQKTRDDAAGEAFDKTARMLGLGYPGGPIVDRCAQRAEKAARPFTPPKFRDGRPSWSFSGLKTAMKLRIAEEPGLESAGPDDPRVQALCRSLNETVAAWLLKPVPEWAAATGARSMAISGGVACNSELRARAARTAQKLGLQLAIPEPRLCTDNGAMVAAAGALLPLSGDPWALNADADLKF from the coding sequence ATGCTCCTCCTCGGTCTCGAGTCCTCCTGTGATGACTGCTCCGCCGCAGTGGTCCGGGAAACCCCTGCCGGCCCGGAGATCCTCTCCCTGGTCCGGCGCAGCCAGGATGAGCTGCATGCCCCCTATGGGGGCGTGGTCCCGGAGCTGGCGGCCAGGGACCACCTTCTGAACGTCGGCGGCGTGGTCTCCGAAGCCCTCACCCAGGCTGGCCTCACCCTGGAGGCCCTGGACCGGATCGCAGTGACCCAAGGTCCCGGACTGGTGGGCAGTCTCCTGACCACCTTCAGCGCCTCCAAGGCCATGGCCTGGCGGAAGGGCATCCCCTGGCTGGGGGTCCACCACCTGCTGGGACACCTCAACGCCGCCCGCTTCGGCGCTCCGGACTTGGCCTTCCCCGCCCTGGTGCTGCTGGTCTCCGGTGGGCACACCCATCTCTACCGCGCCGAAGACTGGACCCACCTGGAGTTGCTGCAGAAGACCCGGGACGATGCCGCCGGCGAGGCCTTCGACAAAACCGCCAGGATGCTGGGACTCGGCTATCCCGGGGGACCCATCGTGGACCGCTGCGCTCAGCGCGCAGAGAAGGCCGCCCGGCCTTTCACCCCCCCCAAATTCCGGGATGGCCGACCCTCCTGGAGCTTCTCTGGCCTCAAGACGGCCATGAAGCTGCGGATCGCCGAGGAACCCGGCCTGGAAAGCGCCGGACCGGATGACCCCAGAGTCCAGGCCCTCTGCCGCAGCCTCAATGAGACCGTGGCCGCCTGGCTCCTCAAGCCCGTCCCGGAATGGGCCGCGGCCACGGGTGCCCGGAGCATGGCCATCTCCGGCGGCGTGGCCTGCAACTCCGAGCTCCGCGCCCGAGCCGCCAGGACGGCCCAAAAACTGGGACTCCAGCTGGCCATCCCCGAGCCGAGGCTGTGCACCGACAACGGGGCCATGGTCGCCGCAGCAGGAGCCCTGCTGCCCCTCTCCGGAGATCCCTGGGCCCTCAACGCCGATGCAGACCTGAAATTCTGA
- a CDS encoding type I 3-dehydroquinate dehydratase translates to MSTLPFYLVTLCQPSWDEALACARTLPPEAMPELRLDLFPGLDLENAIRSLRRRCLVTCRRVSDGGRWPDADETGRQELMRLAADSKPTWMDWEWDLEVPEWLQESRTHIRILRSVHVSPGVFDLEERLKNLPSGDAFKWVGHAGRQPDNALLKPLLAWARDHQIPLTAFLMGAKGIASRCLQGAWGGICTYAAPDDLPPAAPGQVPLSTMRTWRCHRLTPSFGLCGVLGSPVMHSKGPAFHNERFQRSLKDLLYLPLECGDAEEALEAMEALGMLGASLTMPLKETVPALLGLKGPLNTLWRRSPAETFQAANTDAEALESSLSELPKGPVLVLGSGGVALSSKAVVEAAGRPALLLSRREPLSPVEIEAFQPVGVIQATSLGMAPEDPLPFPEHLAAALPSLRWGIEWIYKEETAFAAWVRQERLRLVEGSRLFELQALAQSRRFIEQCGG, encoded by the coding sequence ATGAGCACCCTCCCCTTCTACCTCGTGACCCTCTGCCAGCCCTCCTGGGATGAGGCCCTGGCCTGCGCGAGGACCCTGCCGCCCGAGGCCATGCCTGAGCTGCGTCTGGACCTCTTCCCGGGCCTGGATCTGGAGAACGCGATCCGCAGCCTGCGTCGGCGCTGCCTGGTCACCTGCCGCCGGGTCTCGGATGGCGGGCGCTGGCCCGATGCAGACGAGACAGGGCGCCAGGAGTTGATGAGGCTTGCCGCGGACTCCAAACCCACCTGGATGGACTGGGAGTGGGATCTGGAGGTCCCTGAATGGCTCCAGGAGAGCCGGACCCACATCCGGATCCTCCGCAGCGTCCATGTCTCTCCCGGGGTCTTCGATCTGGAAGAGCGGCTCAAAAATCTCCCCTCTGGGGATGCCTTCAAGTGGGTCGGCCATGCCGGGCGCCAGCCTGACAATGCTCTCCTCAAGCCCCTCCTCGCCTGGGCCAGAGACCACCAGATCCCGCTGACGGCCTTCCTCATGGGCGCCAAGGGCATCGCCAGCCGCTGCCTGCAGGGCGCCTGGGGCGGCATCTGCACCTATGCAGCCCCTGACGACCTACCCCCGGCCGCCCCTGGCCAGGTCCCCCTGAGCACCATGCGGACCTGGCGATGTCATCGGCTCACCCCCTCCTTCGGCCTCTGTGGCGTCCTGGGCTCTCCCGTCATGCACTCCAAAGGCCCCGCCTTTCATAATGAACGCTTCCAGCGGAGCCTGAAGGACCTGCTCTATCTCCCTCTGGAGTGCGGGGACGCCGAAGAGGCCCTGGAGGCCATGGAGGCCCTGGGCATGCTGGGGGCAAGCCTCACCATGCCCCTCAAGGAGACGGTCCCCGCCCTCCTGGGCCTCAAGGGCCCCCTCAACACCCTCTGGCGCAGATCCCCGGCAGAGACATTCCAGGCCGCCAATACCGATGCAGAGGCCCTGGAATCCAGCCTCTCCGAGCTTCCCAAGGGCCCGGTCCTCGTACTGGGGAGTGGAGGCGTTGCCCTCAGTTCCAAGGCGGTGGTGGAGGCCGCAGGACGCCCCGCCCTCCTGCTCTCCCGCCGGGAGCCCCTGAGCCCTGTCGAAATCGAGGCCTTCCAGCCGGTGGGCGTGATCCAGGCCACCAGTCTGGGCATGGCTCCAGAGGACCCCCTGCCCTTTCCCGAACACCTGGCCGCCGCCCTCCCGAGCCTCCGCTGGGGCATCGAGTGGATCTACAAGGAGGAGACGGCCTTTGCCGCCTGGGTGCGCCAGGAGCGCCTCCGCCTCGTGGAGGGCTCCCGGCTCTTCGAGCTGCAGGCCCTGGCCCAGTCACGGCGCTTCATCGAGCAGTGTGGGGGCTGA